The following are encoded in a window of Candidatus Goldiibacteriota bacterium HGW-Goldbacteria-1 genomic DNA:
- a CDS encoding UTP--glucose-1-phosphate uridylyltransferase, with translation MRVKKAVIPVAGMGTRFMPYTKAVPKEMLPIIDIPSIHFIIEEAINSGIEEVLFITAAGKGSIKEYFEKKPELEKILKKKAGPEILKQYYRIPTDFKKSFITQKTPKGLGDAIMHAKDFVGKESFAVFLPDDIVFSGVPVMKQMIDTMTKYKKHVIGVEAVEKKMISSYGIIKPEKIGNKVYKITDMAEKPAIKDAFSNLGIVGRYILPASIFGYIKETKPGKHGEIQLTDALRMVMHNEGLIADEFDGDRCDTGDKYGYLLAIIKYAAAQENIKSRLKKDIKKIFKL, from the coding sequence ATGAGAGTGAAAAAAGCGGTAATACCCGTAGCGGGAATGGGGACACGTTTTATGCCTTACACAAAAGCCGTGCCTAAAGAGATGCTTCCTATAATAGACATTCCTTCAATACATTTTATAATTGAAGAGGCTATAAATTCGGGGATTGAAGAGGTGCTTTTTATCACCGCTGCCGGTAAAGGCAGTATAAAAGAGTACTTTGAAAAGAAACCCGAACTGGAAAAAATACTTAAAAAAAAGGCGGGCCCTGAAATATTAAAGCAGTATTACAGGATACCCACAGATTTTAAAAAAAGTTTTATAACGCAAAAAACGCCGAAAGGCCTGGGCGATGCCATTATGCATGCAAAGGATTTCGTTGGAAAAGAAAGTTTTGCCGTTTTTCTTCCGGATGATATTGTTTTTTCCGGGGTTCCGGTAATGAAGCAGATGATTGACACTATGACAAAATATAAAAAGCACGTTATAGGCGTTGAGGCGGTGGAAAAAAAGATGATAAGTTCTTACGGTATCATAAAACCTGAAAAAATAGGCAATAAGGTTTATAAAATTACCGATATGGCTGAAAAACCGGCAATTAAGGACGCGTTTTCCAATCTTGGTATTGTGGGAAGGTATATCCTGCCGGCTTCTATTTTTGGATATATTAAAGAGACAAAGCCCGGTAAACATGGCGAGATTCAGTTAACGGACGCCCTGCGTATGGTAATGCACAATGAAGGGCTTATAGCGGATGAATTTGACGGCGACAGGTGCGATACAGGGGATAAATACGGCTATCTGCTTGCCATAATAAAATATGCCGCCGCGCAGGAAAATATAAAAAGCAGGCTGAAAAAAGACATTAAAAAAATATTTAAGTTATAA